One window from the genome of Emys orbicularis isolate rEmyOrb1 chromosome 10, rEmyOrb1.hap1, whole genome shotgun sequence encodes:
- the MORF4L1 gene encoding mortality factor 4-like protein 1 isoform X2 — translation MAPKQDPKPKFQEGERVLCFHGPLLYEAKCVKVAIKDKQVKYFIHYSGWNKNWDEWVPESRVLKYVDTNLQKQKELQKANQEQYAEGKMRGAAPGKKTSGLQQKNVEVFFRRDGAHTVCCLETPTISTRKTKKNKQKTPGIGEGSSTSETPQPPRKKRARVDPTVESEETFMNRVEVKVKIPEELKPWLVDDWDLITRQKQLFYLPAKKNVDSILEDYASYKKSRGNTDNKEYAVNEVVAGIKEYFNVMLGTQLLYKFERPQYAEILADHPDAPMSQVYGAPHLLRLFVRIGAMLAYTPLDEKSLALLLNYLHDFLKYLAKNASTLFSASDYEVAPPEYHRKAV, via the exons ATGGCGCCCAAGCAGGACCCCAAGCCCAAATTCCAGGAGG GTGAACGAGTGCTGTGTTTTCATGGACCTCTCCTTTATGAAGCAAAG TGTGTAAAGGTTGCCATAAAGGACAAACAAGTGAAATACTTTATACATTACAGTGGTTGGAATAAAAA CTGGGATGAATGGGTTCCAGAAAGCAGAGTGCTCAAATACGTGGACACGAATCTGCAGAAACAGAAAGAACTTCAAAAGGCCAATCA ggaacaATATGCAGAGGGCAAGATGAGAGGTGCTGCTCCAGGCAAGAAGACATCTGGTCTGCAACAGAAAAATGTTGAAGT ATTTTTCAGACGAGATGGAGCGCATACTGTTTGCTGTTTGGAGACCCCTACAATATCGACACG gaaaacaaaaaagaacaaacagAAAA CTCCTGGAATTGGGGAAGGCAGCAGTACTAGCGAGACTCCCCAGCCTCCTAGGAAGAAAAGGGCTCGAGTGGATCCCACGGTTGAAAGT GAAGAAACATTTATGAACAGAGTTGAAGTAAAGGTAAAAATTCCAGAAGAGCTGAAACCATGGCTTGTTGATGACTGGGATTTGATCACCAGGCAAAAACAG CTCTTTTATCTTCCTGCCAAGAAGAACGTTGACTCAATTTTAGAGGATTACGCAAGCTACAAGAAATCACGAGGAAACACTGATAATAA AGAATATGCTGTTAATGAAGTTGTTGCTGGAATAAAAGAGTACTTCAATGTAATGTTGGGGACTCAACTGCTGTACAAATTTGAGAGGCCACAGTATGCTGAAATCTTAGCAGATCATCCCGATGCGCCTATGTCACAAGTCTATGGTGCACCACACCTACTACGATTATTTG TACGAATTGGAGCTATGCTTGCGTACACCCCTCTTGATGAGAAGAGCCTGGCTTTGTTGTTAAACTACTTGCATGATTTCTTGAA GTATTTAGCAAAGAATGCTTCCACATTGTTTAGTGCCAGTGACTATGAAGTAGCCCCTCCTGAATACCATCGGAAAGCAGTATAA
- the MORF4L1 gene encoding mortality factor 4-like protein 1 isoform X1 — protein sequence MAPKQDPKPKFQEGERVLCFHGPLLYEAKCVKVAIKDKQVKYFIHYSGWNKKEKSELFLLHWDEWVPESRVLKYVDTNLQKQKELQKANQEQYAEGKMRGAAPGKKTSGLQQKNVEVFFRRDGAHTVCCLETPTISTRKTKKNKQKTPGIGEGSSTSETPQPPRKKRARVDPTVESEETFMNRVEVKVKIPEELKPWLVDDWDLITRQKQLFYLPAKKNVDSILEDYASYKKSRGNTDNKEYAVNEVVAGIKEYFNVMLGTQLLYKFERPQYAEILADHPDAPMSQVYGAPHLLRLFVRIGAMLAYTPLDEKSLALLLNYLHDFLKYLAKNASTLFSASDYEVAPPEYHRKAV from the exons ATGGCGCCCAAGCAGGACCCCAAGCCCAAATTCCAGGAGG GTGAACGAGTGCTGTGTTTTCATGGACCTCTCCTTTATGAAGCAAAG TGTGTAAAGGTTGCCATAAAGGACAAACAAGTGAAATACTTTATACATTACAGTGGTTGGAATAAAAA AGAGAAATCAGAGCTCTTCCTTTTACA CTGGGATGAATGGGTTCCAGAAAGCAGAGTGCTCAAATACGTGGACACGAATCTGCAGAAACAGAAAGAACTTCAAAAGGCCAATCA ggaacaATATGCAGAGGGCAAGATGAGAGGTGCTGCTCCAGGCAAGAAGACATCTGGTCTGCAACAGAAAAATGTTGAAGT ATTTTTCAGACGAGATGGAGCGCATACTGTTTGCTGTTTGGAGACCCCTACAATATCGACACG gaaaacaaaaaagaacaaacagAAAA CTCCTGGAATTGGGGAAGGCAGCAGTACTAGCGAGACTCCCCAGCCTCCTAGGAAGAAAAGGGCTCGAGTGGATCCCACGGTTGAAAGT GAAGAAACATTTATGAACAGAGTTGAAGTAAAGGTAAAAATTCCAGAAGAGCTGAAACCATGGCTTGTTGATGACTGGGATTTGATCACCAGGCAAAAACAG CTCTTTTATCTTCCTGCCAAGAAGAACGTTGACTCAATTTTAGAGGATTACGCAAGCTACAAGAAATCACGAGGAAACACTGATAATAA AGAATATGCTGTTAATGAAGTTGTTGCTGGAATAAAAGAGTACTTCAATGTAATGTTGGGGACTCAACTGCTGTACAAATTTGAGAGGCCACAGTATGCTGAAATCTTAGCAGATCATCCCGATGCGCCTATGTCACAAGTCTATGGTGCACCACACCTACTACGATTATTTG TACGAATTGGAGCTATGCTTGCGTACACCCCTCTTGATGAGAAGAGCCTGGCTTTGTTGTTAAACTACTTGCATGATTTCTTGAA GTATTTAGCAAAGAATGCTTCCACATTGTTTAGTGCCAGTGACTATGAAGTAGCCCCTCCTGAATACCATCGGAAAGCAGTATAA